A portion of the Lolium rigidum isolate FL_2022 chromosome 1, APGP_CSIRO_Lrig_0.1, whole genome shotgun sequence genome contains these proteins:
- the LOC124684360 gene encoding U5 small nuclear ribonucleoprotein 40 kDa protein-like, which produces MFSAPGNNSLALAAPRPGMELGNVQQHPNQVFGLGPGGKQRSSSLEAPIMLLSGHQSAVYCMKFNPAGTVIASGSHDKDIFLWYVHGDCKNYMVLRGHKNAILDLQWTTDGTQIISASPDKTLRVWDVETGKQVKKMAEHSSFVNSCCPSRKWPPLVVSGSDDGTAKLWDLRQRGAIQTLPDKYQITAVSFSEAADKVFTGGLDNDVKWWDLRKNEVTETLKGHQDMITGMQLSPDGSYLLTNAMDNELKIWDLRPYAPENRNIKTLTGHQHNFEKTLLKCSWSPDNRKVTAGSADRMVYIWDTTSRRILYKLPGHNGSVNETAFHPTEPIIGSCGSDKQIYLGEL; this is translated from the coding sequence ATGTTTTCCGCTCCGGGCAACAATTCTTTGGCCCTAGCAGCCCCGCGGCCAGGAATGGAGCTGGGTAACGTTCAACAACATCCTAACCAGGTTTTTGGTCTTGGACCTGGTGGGAAACAGCGCTCATCCAGTCTGGAGGCGCCAATAATGCTACTGTCAGGCCACCAGAGTGCTGTCTACTGCATGAAGTTCAACCCTGCTGGAACTGTGATAGCATCAGGATCCCATGACAAGGATATCTTCTTGTGGTATGTCCATGGAGACTGTAAGAACTACATGGTACTGAGAGGGCACAAGAATGCTATCCTTGACCTTCAGTGGACCACTGATGGTACCCAGATAATCTCTGCAAGCCCTGACAAGACTTTGAGGGTGTGGGATGTTGAAACAGGCAAGCAGgttaagaagatggctgagcactCATCGTTTGTCAACTCATGTTGCCCGTCACGCAAGTGGCCACCTCTTGTTGTGAGCGGATCGGACGATGGTACAGCGAAGCTATGGGACCTGCGCCAGAGAGGGGCTATCCAAACACTTCCAGACAAGTACCAAATTACTGCGGTGAGCTTCTCAGAGGCTGCAGATAAGGTTTTCACTGGTGGCCTGGACAACGACGTCAAGTGGTGGGATCTTCGCAAGAATGAAGTCACGGAAACTCTCAAAGGACATCAGGACATGATAACTGGAATGCAGCTCAGTCCTGATGGGTCGTACCTCCTGACCAATGCGATGGACAATGAGCTGAAAATCTGGGATCTGCGCCCTTATGCACCAGAGAACCGGAACATCAAGACCCTTACAGGCCACCAGCACAACTTTGAGAAGACTCTGTTGAAGTGCAGCTGGTCACCTGACAATCGCAAGGTCACTGCTGGTAGTGCTGACCGCATGGTCTACATCTGGGACACAACATCGAGGCGGATTCTGTACAAGCTTCCCGGCCACAACGGTTCTGTCAATGAGACTGCTTTCCACCCCACCGAGCCTATCATTGGATCCTGCGGCAGCGACAAGCAGATTTATCTTGGGGAGCTTTAG